A region of Micropterus dolomieu isolate WLL.071019.BEF.003 ecotype Adirondacks linkage group LG01, ASM2129224v1, whole genome shotgun sequence DNA encodes the following proteins:
- the LOC123976080 gene encoding protein boule-like isoform X4: MEVQNQSAFTSSQNSSCSSPPDVLTPENHDDSLIHNTPLLGTVIPNRIFVGGIDYKVNESDLRHVFSQHGAVKEVKIVIDRAGMSKGYGFVTFETQDDALKILHNANGICFKDKKLSIGQAVRKQQASVQTKSTPVAFPDSAMPVPMSCGTVYLTTSTGNPYTYHNGVAYFHCPNMNPPGRHWPQSPPVMLSQSHQPVYQQPAHHHYQCVPNQYQWSVVKSPVPSSPVMYSQQFEYLYQPAHGGSVQPSLPVMEDTTPEFIAHTAAGLPIVSSEI, translated from the exons ATGGAAGTGCAGAACCAATCCGCG TTCACATCCTCCCAGAACAGCAGCTGCTCCTCCCCCCCTGATGTGTTAACTCCAGAAAACCACGATGACAGCCTGATCCACAACACCCCCCTCCTCGGCACTGTGATCCCCAATCGTATTTTTGTCGGGGGAATTGACTACAAG gttAATGAGAGCGACCTGCGACATGTCTTCTCTCAACACGGTGCGGTAAAAGAGGTGAAGATTGTGATAGATCGCGCAGGAATGTCAAAGGG ATATGGGTTTGTTACATTTGAGACTCAAGATGATGCTCTGAAAATTCTTCATAat GCTAATGGAATCTGTTTCAAAGACAAGAAGCTCAGCATTGGTCAGGCCGTCCGCAAGCAGCAAGCTTCAGTACAAA CTAAGAGCACCCCTGTGGCCTTCCCTGACTCTGCCATGCCTGTGCCGATGTCCTGTGGGACAGTGTACTTGACTACGTCCACAGGCAATCCCTACACCTACCACAACGGAGTGGCCTACTTCCACTGCCCCAACATGAACCCTCCTGGCCGCCATTGGCCT CAGTCTCCTCCAGTGATGCTTTCTCAGTCCCATCAGCCCGTCTACCAGCAACCAGCCCATCACCACTACCAG TGTGTCCCAAACCAGTATCAGTGGAGTGTCGTCAAG TCACCAGTGCCCTCCAGTCCAGTCATGTATTCCCAGCAGTTTGAATATCTGTACCAGCCCGCTCATGGAGGCTCTGTCCAGCCTTCTCTGCCTGTCATGGAGGACACAACACCAGAG